A genomic stretch from Physeter macrocephalus isolate SW-GA chromosome 12, ASM283717v5, whole genome shotgun sequence includes:
- the RTN4 gene encoding reticulon-4 isoform X5, which translates to MDGQKKNWKDKVVDLLYWRDIKKTGVVFGASLFLLLSLTVFSIVSVTAYIALALLSVTISFRIYKGVIQAIQKSDEGHPFRAYLESEVAISEELVQKYSNSALGHVNCTIKELRRLFLVDDLVDSLKFAVLMWVFTYVGALFNGLTLLILALISLFSVPVIYERHQVQIDHYLGLANKNVKDAMAKIQAKIPGLKRKAE; encoded by the exons ttgttGACCTTCTCTACTGGAGAGACATTAAGAAGACTGGAGTGGTGTTTGGTGCCAGCTTATTCCTGCTGCTTTCATTGACGGTATTCAGCATTGTGAGTGTAACGGCCTACATTGCCTTGGCCCTGCTCTCTGTGACTATCAGCTTTAGGATATATAAGGGTGTGATCCAGGCTATCCAGAAATCTGATGAAGGCCACCCATTCAG ggCGTATTTGGAATCTGAAGTTGCTATATCTGAGGAGTTGGTTCAGAAGTACAGTAATTCTGCTCTTGGCCATGTGAACTGCACGATAAAAGAACTCAGACGCCTCTTCTTAGTTGATGATTTAGTTGATTCTCTGAAG tttgcAGTGTTGATGTGGGTATTTACCTATGTTGGTGCCTTGTTCAATGGTCTCACGCTACTGATCTTGG ctctGATTTCACTCTTCAGTGTTCCTGTTATTTATGAACGGCATCAG GTGCAAATAGATCATTATCTAGGACTTGCAAATAAGAATGTTAAAGATGCTATGGCTAA AATCCAAGCAAAAATCCCTGGATTGAAGCGCAAAGCGGAATGA